Part of the Cydia pomonella isolate Wapato2018A chromosome 5, ilCydPomo1, whole genome shotgun sequence genome is shown below.
ATAAAGGAGTTGGAAAGAATTATGTAATGAACCTAAACCCAATAGATTATTGCGTCTAGAtttgatataattaatttaaaaaaaaacatatttttttaagtagttcatacaataaaaaaaaaaaacaaagtcatAAAGTTTACTTTTCACTATAGAAACCAGCATCGTGATAGCGTCGAACACGAATCTAAGTAAGATGACAGCTCTCCTGATATCAGCGGGGTTGTGGCCGCCACCGCAGGAGCAAGTGTGGAACGACACTCTCAGCTGGCAGCCGGTGCCGTACAAATACCCACCGAGGGATAAGGACTTTGTAAGTAGAAGCTAATCTTAGTCAATTTTACAGTATTTGTTAGTTTCATCTAGGTTTTCGATGCCTTTAGATCGAGGCTACATATATCCTTGCCATGTTTTGATCAGGCAACCTTAAGCTATcatgatataaattttataacctatttttttgtatataaacaGGCAGGAAAAAGATGGAtgaaatttgtttaatttattgccacctTCAGCGCTGGCCTAAGTCTTGCCAGGAAATCAAGAGACAAACTTACGGTTTTAAGTTATTTCGGTATTTTAATCTCTTTCGACGGcattttttttgggaaaaagaATAGTTGTCAAAAAATGCTTATTTAAAGTCGAATTAAACGCATCCTTATCAGGATATCGACAGGCGACTTAGAGACACTTGTACTCATTGAAACATTGTCTTATATTACTACATGTCTCGTTGGAAAGAAGGATAGGTAGGTGAAGGACATTATAAGGCGGTCTCCtaggttaataataatataagtacagATGTATGGAGAAGTTATGAATGAACACTTATCTTTGCAGCTTACTGTACGAGTACATTCGTAAAAATTAACCAGATCGCACACCTCGCGTTATTTTTCATCTACTTAAGCTCATTTTTGATTATGCATCGTTAGATGTAATAAAACATCAATATGTAACAATGAATTCTACCAGTCAGGTAATTAATTGTAACGGTTCccactttttttccacagctaCTCTACGAAGAGAACTGTCCGAGATACACACAAGAAAAGGAGAGAATTTTAGACGCATACATAAAAGAGGGCTTGTTGCTGCCTTACAAAGACCTTTTCTACAAGATCGCGCAGATGACGAATATCAACTACAGCACGCCGCAAGACGCTTACTATTTAAACAATTTGTTCCTAATACAGGTAAATAATTCAGAATGATTATGTTTTAATGCCACgccaattaaaattaattcgtcTTGTCTACGACAATGCAAAGCTCGATACTTTAACAGCTATATGAAAGCTGGCGTGAATAAGTACACCGATAAGTGCTAGAAAGTGTGTAGGTACGTCAAAATCCTTATACATATACTGGGGTGGACAGGTTTAAGGGCAGTGGTTTAATATAGCAGAAACTGGCTTAATGATACATGTTCCGTTTAGTAATTTAATTCAGACGTTGCGTTGCCTATCCCCTATCTCTTTGTCGATTGTCAAGAATCCCATTTGCATCTTTACGTTTGTTACGTACTTTACAATGGtggttaaccctttgaacgctaaAGCGTTGGGCTAAGAGTTATGACGTAAACgccataaacaaaaacgtcacacgccaaggtcacgggtgcaagcgagctaatgtaaatcttacttgaaagtgtgggGGTTACTTTGACAGCTAACTTAGTGGgtcctttaggtgttcttggcgttcaaagagTTAATATGGCTTGTTTAAGAATAACACATGCTAAATAGTTGGCATAGAACAGAATCTACTGTATTTATAAGAATACATATTATACACAAGTAATAATAACAAGGGAAGACACTGTAATTGTAACGGACGTTATTCTTATTTCCAGGACGATATCAAAGTAGCGAACCCAAAATGGGCAAAACATGTGAAAAGAAAATTGATCGCAGCCGCGCATGTGGAGTACCAGATGATGTTTCACGACAATTTGTTGAAGAAACTCAGTGGTGGTAAGTTAAAACACGCTTAGTTTACGGGGACATTAGTCGAACTTAACGCTGGTCAGTTCGACTAATAACTCTTGCAGTAGAATAAGAGATAGGTACCTCCTGTACCCTTACACTATTACGCTATGTACGTATTACGAtatgaacatacatacaatgtatactgctgttttatatacctatataaaccGATTactgctgaaacattttcaccGGTTTATTCTATTACGCGATGAATgaaatacaatgtgtttgtacacgtatagtgTTTGGACTCGTGTACTTGTGAAGTGTTTTAACTAAGggtatcattttgatgtcaacttttagctgatatcctgtactatcatataacaattaaaaaagtacaggtcaacgacattgttttcgaaaaaaaaagttaatctgTAACAAAGaaggaaaattttgaaaaaaaaaaatatctttgttattataattctcgagtaattgtcGAAAATTCTCTCCGACATTTAGGCTTcaaatttatgccctaattcattagctatcgaatgttttttttgtgcgataggtaaatggacagataatggtacattaaccaagtgcagtagtgtttggcaccataaaactttgaaagggtgcattttttaaatggttgagaaaaaacataggtattgGGGGGGGgcgatttgtcgataaaattcatcgtactatacgtgatTAACGGCTCCattatacgtggacaaacacattgtatgaCCAAAATAGTTTTTCTCCTAGTAAAGTACGTAAAACTTCTTTTTACgtaatcgtatttttttttgcgtaaaCGTCCGGATACCGCTTTATtacaatttgatttattttttataatttcagggGCACTCCTTCAACAAATAATAAAGGAGGCGTCAAACTCCAGTTGGCGTGTGATAGTGCGAACAGGCACCCCGGTAAACGTGGCCGCCCTGCTGGCCGCTTGCGTGGCAGCACCTCCCCGTATGCCCGATCCGGGCGCGGCGCTGCTTTTCGAATTACACGAAAAGTTACCACAACCGAACGAAAAGAATACGCTGACGTATGAACAGCGCTTTGGTTTTAAGGTTAGATTTTTTGGTACATTTATGGTCTAGACATTAATAGGCACCCCTGTAAACATGGCCACTGTGCTGGCCGCTTGCGTAGCAGCACCTCCCCGCATGCACGATTCAGGCGCGCCGCTGCTTTTCAAATTACACGAAAATCTACCGCAACCGAGCGAAAAGACTACATTGATGTATGAGCAGCGGTTTGGTTTTAAGGTAAGATTTTGCCACATTTAGTGTATGCATGTGTCTAATAGTGGCGTGTAGTGGTAAACACGTATCCCAGTAACTAAACCTTGTCtttgtgtataaaataaaaattgtaaattcGATTTCCCGAATTTCTCTGACAAATCCgtcattttaatacaaaattggTACCGCGAGATGCAAAGTTGCGTAGAtatattataaatgaattcattcataaagtggctaTGCACTTTTGCGGCTAGGTGTACAAAGCAGCAGCAGTCAATTGGCAAAACGAATCTACTAACTTAGATGAGTCAgacccaaagagtaaagtaagtattcaGACCCGATTACGCCGCctccaaattcaaaaaaataccaCAATTAAACAACAAGGATGTCGTTACACTCTTGTCGTATCAGCGGTTCGGTGTCAAGGTTTGTTTCTGGCTATATGGATTAATTAGAATACTCGTTATTAGATATTGTACAAAGTAGGTGTACCCAAATGTGTGTCCTCTAATGTGTGTCAGTCATTATCTCCGTCGACGTTGTTTTCCTAGTTGTTTCAATTCGAAGACAGGTTTTAAACTCGATATGTTATCATTGTTCATTATTCCGCGAATGATAATGTTaaacaggccaattctagttttagttatctgtttccaatatgatactgatctgtcagtgtcaaaagtgacatttattcaACCAAAAACATCACGTTttacactgacagatcagtatcatattggaaacagataactaaaactagaattggcctgtaatCATTAAACAAGCTCAGATCGCAAAGACACATTATATTTCGAGGGtaagattttgataaaatgattAACGGCCTTATAATTGTATTACTTTATCCGCTGTGTCCTCGGTTCTGCAAATCTCGCAAGGGACTGTGTTGCAGATTAAGCAAGCTTTATCTCTAGAGCTCAGTCTTTATAAAATTCCAAGATTTAAAACGATTCAAAATCAGCTCAGAAGTTCAGCTGTGTCAACGTTACTGACAAACAGACAGGCAGAGTCAGGTACTTTTGCATGTATAAAAATAGtatggattatattttttttatattttatttgccaGATTTACTACTGGGACGACGATTCGGCCGAGCCTCGCCTGATGGAGGTTCCTGGCTGCAACGCTTTCTGCCCCCTAGAGACATTCAAAGAACTCACCGCACTAATGGTGCCGGTCGACTTTACCAAGGAATGCGAAATGATCGCCACTTGATATGTATAGTGAATAATGTAGTGTATAGTGTGACGAAGTGCATAAGGCTGTGTTGTGTATTTAGTATTAGGCTTTACAGCTCAGGTAATAAAGCACATACTTGTATTGAGTTTTCATTTGGGTTAATTAAACCAGATAGTCAGCGGCAGTTATTGTTAGAAAGTGAACTTCACAAGACATTTTTACCAAGACAGTATGATTTGtgttaatttacattttaaaattatattgggCCACTTCTTCtggtaataacaattatatatataataaattggattggaaaatagttatttgttttacaagggggcaaagttgttgtttaaccgctcatgctaacattgatacccgagcgggcgaaagattccaaaattgaaccacgagcctAGTGAGTAGTTCTagaaatgtatgtaataaaaaatatcatttaaaaacattatttaaaagtcaatcagataacatgaggaaacaattcaaaatttgaatctgagtactttgccccacatgtggataaaatacgactttctcattagtttttcaacaatcaagagggccttcaccagttggtgtggtaaaaaaaaactataatacatAGATAGTAAAAGAGGCTGCCTGAGAATTTGTTAAGCGGGTGAGGTGATAAAAAAGATTTGCGCACCCTCAAGGATAAAAAGATaggtttaaataattttgaaccCCTGGCCCGCTTAGCTATTTCTACTGCTGACTACCATaaacttttattataataagctGCAACGAAACTCAGCAAAAACGGGCAAGGTCAGGCGGGGTAAGAGATAGAGATACGGTACGGAGATATGGTATATTTTCGTCGAGGGAAGAGAAACAGGGATTCCCTGTTCATGTGTCATGTGTGTGTTTTTGTCGCCGGATCTAACCGAACTTTGAAGAGGAAGATACATTATTTTCCTCTTTCTTCTAATGTCTTCGTGGTATATTAACTTCTGCCACTTACCTTCATCTATTTTGAGCCCGGTCTCGTCCTTGGGGATATTCATGGAGATCTCGGCGAAGGCGTCAGCGCCCCACTCGAGGTTCCCCCGCAGCTTCAGGTATTCGGCTATCAGTGCTGCGATGTGCAGTTGGCAGCACATAGCCTAAAAAAATGGTTATGTTACGTAGAATAAAATAGGAGTCATGAAAAATTTaagaaacgacagaaaaatgaGATTGTAGTTTCATTTGTGAAGTGTGGACAACAATTACCTAGTCGcacttatttgaaatataatttgttttgtcGATATATTCTTTTCGATGGTTTCAAATTTAAACCACCATCAGACTAACCAAACTTAAGCTATCTgcataatattcaaatacattTACAATTCGTATTGTGCATTACATAGGATCAGTATAACTTGAGTGTACAGTCGCCACCAGATCTGCTGTGTGTGTTTAGTGTTCCTGCCGGCGAGTAacgttgccagagttcaacgagagtgcggagtgttagggtcggcaacgcacatgtagcACCTATGGCAccgcaggcgtccataggctacggagcctgcttaccatcaggcgggccgtatgcttgtttgccaccggggtagtataaataaaatatcggaGCGCCCAAGGTATTCACTAATATCTGAACACAGTTTGTTTTATCAAAACTTAGCCGCTTTGATTTAACTGTGTAGAGAAAACACTTGCCTCATCATGGTCGCCCTGCCTTGCGTTGTGCTCCGCCAGAGTGGCCAACCACGCGTGTCGCAAGCGCGGCGTCGCGCGGCAAGACGCTGCAAGCGCGTGCTGTAGCTCTGCTAAATGCACACTGCCCGCTCCTACATAGAAAAACTTATATTAGAGTCTGTCCAAGTTAACTCTGCACAGACTTGGCAAGCGactgaatatcaatatgacATTTACTCACTGTAAAAAGTGTGCTGAAACTTTATCACTGCCCAGTCGCTAGTTGGTTCTGACATTCTAGTATACTAATTGATAATCGTAGTCTGCGTTCAACATGCACGAAAATAAAAGTAGATCAACCAAGACAAAGGGCGCTAGAGCAAACGTTCTTGCCGACTCAGTATAACTTATACCaagtaccatcagccgtaaaagtgcatggcgactttatcaatgcaTTCATTcgtaatttctccatgcaatttcgtaGCTTACTATACGTATAATATAAGGTGCAGGCACGGCAGTGCCCGGGGGCACCAAGTAGAGCAAAAACTATTAATAGCACTGCCGTATGATCCTTTTTTCGATTCAGTTCATTTTTGACTACCATTTAGCTTCATCGTGCATCGAGGATAAGCCTATAGCTACACGCCTAAATTTTCAAAAGGCATATCTTAAAAATGACGAATCGATGGAGATCTCAGCGAAGACGTCAACGCGAGGTTCCCACGCCGCTTCAGGTAATCGGCTTTAAGATATTTTGCAAGTTCTGGAAGATGACACGAATGAAAGGACCAAACTAATTACATTCGAGCAGCTACAAAAGGATTATATAATCAAATTACCCGCCGCGCCTCCACTGCCGCCGACGCCTGCGAGTCTGGCCCGCGCCCCCACCACGGTGCGCACGCGGCGCATCAACTCCGCCACCTCCGTTGACAACCCTGTGAGATTACAATTTTATAGTCtaacccctttattcataaaacaatacaatacaaatactctttattgcacacctcaatacagaaaaagtacaaataatacaacacatacagaagaggtaaacaacaggcggtcttaaaACTTTACGAGCTTGAATCAGTTAAATCATGTTTTGTCCCTTTCTTACGATTACACAAGTccaaatgacagataaagacaaaacGACTCATTGCTAATTCTAGCTTGtaatgcgtttatgaataacgccattactATATATATGACACTCCTCCATATAGTATACTTCGCGAAGAGAATGAGTGAGGTCACCGTGAGCAACTTTTTACTGAAGAGTATCTTTTCAAAAGGACTTATTTCTCAATGAAAGCCATGCAAAAATAAGCCCTTTGAAAAGACATTCCTCAActactatggggccaacctagaaatagcgaaaaaaaattgaatgatCATTTTGGCTGAAAAGATGTCTAAGATGGTTTTTTTGGGCGAGCCTCACTCACACTTGACCTTTAGATACAAGACGTAACAATAACATTGGCGAATGTTATCAAATTTACCAATGCTTTATTGCTGTGgcataaaatattgaataacccaagacataatttaatttgatcCTTCgaatcaaattttataaaacaGATTAATGAGCAATCTAAACCATGACTATATAATGCACAGCATAATCGAAACATACCTGTGCCCTTCATCGCCTTGTCGCCGGTGGCGAAACAATTTATCACAGAAAGAGATTCTTGAAAACGTTTGCAGTTGAGAGCCGTTGATGTGTCGAGTAGTTTCGAGACTGATATGATAACCtacgaaataaataatagagaAACTTATATAAGTTATAGAAATATACCTAGGCTTACTAGACATCGAAAGAAAAAAGCGTGtttatcaatataatttaattacatatatacaaagttGTGTTTTTTGTAACCGATAAATCGAATAGAATTTCTAAGATAATGTTAACGTACTTGTAACTCTATGAAAAGGTAGCAACTGAACAAAGATCTCGTAGAATTTCGGTAGCCCAGTAAAATAAGAGAACTGCTAAAATACCGTTAGCGCTTGGCATTGTCCAATGCACTGATCGATTTACCGCGTTTTGGTGAGGTCATTGGTCTACAATCACAGTTGACGACGAAAACCGAAACACTATATTATAGACAGATAAATCTTAATTATTGCGAAAACTAGGTACGTTGTAAGGTATATGCTGCTATTAAGTGATGTCgtgtattatgtaatttatgtacATACGTACTGTATATTTTCAGTTAAGTGTTTATGAATGTTACACTGTAGTTAATTATTTTGCCTTtggtgtatattatatattttcaatgacttagatatttaataaataaaaagacgaTATTTCTAAGTGCAACAAATTTGCCGATTTATCATGTAGGTCATATGGGACAAATTTTAGTAACGGACTCCGCCATTCTAGACATTAAAGCAGTTTTATTGTACAACCCAAAAATGCCTCTAATGGctctgtttttgtaaaaaaaaccctGTGATTTTTTGTGATAAGAGAATTAAGTGAGGCTCAGTAAAGTATTCCAAAAATAGCTTTTATTTAGTATCACCTGTCTCGTTGACTGTAATCAaaacttgcaagttaaatttgatccacttcccggtttccgattcagctgaaaatttacatacatatgtaagtcgggtagtcgggtgacaatgcaatattatggtaccatcgagctgatctgatgaaggtggacataggaactctgtgataaagcaAAGCAACCTGTTTGGAGtatttagaattggctcgatgagtattagttgcctgtggaaagaaaagtacagtcagcgataaaagcttgtaccaaaaatgttttttttgccaaaaacttatatcCTGACTTTGTCGTAACGAGAATACGTGCCACAAGCCGTATCCTATCCATGCCGCGCGCGCCTCGTATAACCTCACTACTGCGCTTACAACGACTGCACAATAACATGCAGTCTTATGTCATTATCTCAACCTTTGACAACAATTCTATAGTTACCTGAAACTCTGAAAGTGTATGCGGGTGAGGCTGCCGCCTCCGCCGTGCTAGTATTGGTACGCATGAGTAGTACATCGCCGCGGCTGCCTCGAGTCGCAGCCACGCCGCGCGCGTCTCCCATAATCGGCGCTCACAGCCTCCAATCATATAATGTCAGTTACAACCTATCATCATTGGCCCTCCTTGTATACATACCTGAAGGTGTACGCGGGTGaggctgccgccgccgccgtgcTGGTAGTTGGCGCGCATGAGCAGGTACAGCGCGGCCGCCGCCTCGCGTCGCAGCCACGCCGCGCGCGCCTCGCACAACCTCACTACAGAACTGACAACGCCCGCGCATAATGTGCTGCCACCTGTCAATACAAACATTTAAAAGTAACTGCTAATAACTCATACAAAAGAAGCACTTCTCATGAGGGGCGAATCTACCGAGTTCTGTGTATGAGTTAGAAAAAAACAAGTAACTGTCAAAAAAACTTGTGACCACTTTTATTCCCGACTGTATTTCGTCTCCTTTGCATGCCTGTCAAGTACCTCTCGAGACCTTTTTAATGAGCCTTAAGTcgatttgtttgtgtttttccaTCAATGAGATCATTTGgttccgactgcatcatcagacCAGTTCCATGTTAGCaaattattttaacacaatCAGATAccgggaagtggttcaaattttagttacaagatttgaagcacTGTATACTAATATTGGTAATATTGGTATATACGCAGTGAAACAAAAGCGTGTAATTACAAAAACACGTGTTTTGCGAGACCCGGGATATTTGAGTTTACGAGAGAACTTCAAACACATCAGGACGAGCCTAACTCACAATCAAAAGATTGAGTGTAAATCACAATCAAAAGTCGTCCTATCTAAATCCGTATTTTTTCCGCAGACTACAAAATCATTAAAAGGCCACCTTGCTGGTGCAGGTGGTTCGGAGAGTTAATTGATAAAAGCTCTTGACAAGTAAACAGGTGCGTATAATGCGTTTCACTCTGAGGGAACTGAAATAGCCTAAAGTTCTTTGCAAAGAGGCAGGTGCGGCCGATTATGGTTATACCGACTTTGGTGGCTTATGTCTAGAAATGTGTTGAATGCTATAAAAAGGGAAAAGTAACTCCTTACCTTCAAACAAAGTCTCCGAAAATTGATTGATATAAGCTCTCAAGGCAGCAAAGAGGTGCTTATAAAGCGATTCACTCTGAGGGAATTGTAGTAGTTTGAGATAAGGACGAGCCGCGGCGCCTTCGGCCGCACCTAAGTTTTTCGTGAAGAGACAGGTGCGGTCGATTATGGTGAGGCCGACCTCGGTGGCGAGACAACCGGCGGATACTACGGCGTGCTCGGCTATGGTTTCTAGCTCTAttaggaaaaaaacaaaaattattaatcCATGGAAATCCAGTACTAAATCAAGAAAAATATGTGATAGATGATTGCAATTCAATATAATGGCCATcaaaatttatattgaaaagCATTGGTA
Proteins encoded:
- the LOC133517675 gene encoding venom acid phosphatase Acph-1-like isoform X1; translation: MKMVHLSGIICIKKEGGREEEPTNAAEAAPGLRTEHTCCCLGVLVGVSLIAALVAVILMKDNNVEVTVLRQVHVLMSHGERTPSERELAMLGTPPPDHVFAPYGAGAITNEGKMLTYEMGALLRKRYNDFLGPYYEQETSIVIASNTNLSKMTALLISAGLWPPPQEQVWNDTLSWQPVPYKYPPRDKDFLLYEENCPRYTQEKERILDAYIKEGLLLPYKDLFYKIAQMTNINYSTPQDAYYLNNLFLIQDDIKVANPKWAKHVKRKLIAAAHVEYQMMFHDNLLKKLSGGALLQQIIKEASNSSWRVIVRTGTPVNVAALLAACVAAPPRMPDPGAALLFELHEKLPQPNEKNTLTYEQRFGFKIYYWDDDSAEPRLMEVPGCNAFCPLETFKELTALMVPVDFTKECEMIAT
- the LOC133517675 gene encoding venom acid phosphatase Acph-1-like isoform X2 — translated: MKEGGREEEPTNAAEAAPGLRTEHTCCCLGVLVGVSLIAALVAVILMKDNNVEVTVLRQVHVLMSHGERTPSERELAMLGTPPPDHVFAPYGAGAITNEGKMLTYEMGALLRKRYNDFLGPYYEQETSIVIASNTNLSKMTALLISAGLWPPPQEQVWNDTLSWQPVPYKYPPRDKDFLLYEENCPRYTQEKERILDAYIKEGLLLPYKDLFYKIAQMTNINYSTPQDAYYLNNLFLIQDDIKVANPKWAKHVKRKLIAAAHVEYQMMFHDNLLKKLSGGALLQQIIKEASNSSWRVIVRTGTPVNVAALLAACVAAPPRMPDPGAALLFELHEKLPQPNEKNTLTYEQRFGFKIYYWDDDSAEPRLMEVPGCNAFCPLETFKELTALMVPVDFTKECEMIAT